Sequence from the Terriglobia bacterium genome:
AATCTGCTGCGGAATGTTATCTACGCGGTCGTGGGTGTCTACATCATCCTCTCGCTTTTCCTGATCTTCGACCTGCGCAGTCGTGTGCAGGCCATGGAAGACCAGCAGAAAGCGACCATCGCGGCCCAGAAGGAGATCCAGGACAAGCTGCACATGACCAGCACAGCGATTGCGCAGTCGGTGCAGTCCGTGGAACAGAAGGTAGGCGAAACCAAGGAAGAATTCGCAAAGCGCACGGCTGACTTGCAGAGGCGTCAGCAGGCCGGCTTCAGCCAGCTTACTGAAGAACAGCAGAAACAGGCGCAGCAGGTTACGCAGGTCAGCGGCGAGGTCACAGGCGTCAAGACAGATCTCGGGGGCGCAAAGACTGACATTGCGAATACCAAGACCGATCTCGAAGCCACCAAGGCGAAACTCGAAAAAGCCATCGGCGATCTCGGCGTGCAGAGCGGCCTGATCGCAACCAGCCGTGAACAATTGGACGAGTTGAGGCGTCGCGGCGAGCGGAACTACATCGAGTTCACGCTGACTAAGAACAAACGGCAGCCCGTAGGCACCATCAGCCTCCAGTTGAAGAAAGCAGACCCGAAGCACAGCAAGTTCACTCTCAACGTGCTCGCCGACGACAAGACCATCGAAAAGAAGGATCGGACGGCGAACGAACCGCTGCAGTTCTACACCACACCCGGCGGGGTTCGGCAGCTTTATGAGTTGGTTGTGTTCACCGTGACGAAGAACCAGGTCAGCGGCTATTTGAGCACGCCAAAGATGTAAGTTATTGAAGAACGCATTGGCGAAGGCCTGCCGTCTGGCGGGCCTTTCGTTTCAAACAGGGAGACGGGAATATGTCTGGGCTTGTACCTTCCTTTAGTGTTCTGTTACAGATCCTTATTCGTACCGCTTGTATCTACATCCTGGTTCTGCTGGGGGTTCGGCTGACCGGGAAACGCGAAGTCGGGCAGATGACGCCGTTCGATCTGACGTTGCTGCTATTGCTGAGCAACGCTGTGCAGAATGCAATGACCGGGCCGGACACCTCTTTGGTAGGGGGTGCCGTGGCTGCAGTCACGCTCCTGCTCCTGAACTACGGGGTCGCAGAAGCGAGCGGGTTCAACCGACGCTTCCGGCGCCTGGTACAGGGTTCACCGTCTCTTCTGATTCACAATGGCGAATTGGTGCTGACGCATCTCGCGAAAGAGCACGTGACCGTCGACGAGATCCAGCGCGCCTGCCGCGAGCACGGCATCAGCAACATCTCCGACGTAGCCCTCGGCGTTCTGGAAGTCGACGGGTCTATTAGCCTGTTGAAGTATGACGATTGTCCCACCAGCGTTCATGCACCTCATCGGCTGAAGTTTTTGCAGAAGAAACAGTAACAGCAAGAGCTCTGCTAGCAAGGGTCTTGCCAGCAACTCGCGAAATTGCATTGCGTCCTGATTTATCTTTTAATCACCACCATCGGATGATTGTAGAAGCTAACGTTTGCCGATAAGCCACGACGCGCGTCGAAATCCTGCTTGGAGATCGGGAAGCTCACGATGGCGGTTCCGCTCACCTGGTTCCCGGGCGGAATAATGAGGTCGTACGGCAAACCCTCGATCGAGTGTTGCTGTAGGTCGGGAAAGGCCTGGAAATAGCGCTGGAAATTCGCGACCGAAGCAAAATCATCGTTGAACTCGCCTTTGTCGGTCTGAACGGTAATGTTGACATTCCTCAACTTGAGCGGCTTCTCGGTGAGGTTCTTCAGCGTGAGTTGCACGGTTGCCAGCACCGTCCCCTGGTTCGGAACGTCAACGGCGTACGCTTCGTCGATGCTCCCGCTGGCCACCGGTGTCGCACGGAAGAACCAGACGATAGCCGCCAGCGCGACCGCAACCAGGACCAGGGCTATGATCATGGGCCCTTTGTCGGGAAGGGTGTGCTTGGGGGAGTCGAATTCTTCGGTTATTGGAATATGTCCCGCATCTTGTGGATCGGGAGCCGGGTTGGACCGAGTCGCCATAAGTCCTCCTCGGAAAAGCGGCTTCTCACAGTCATGGATGCCGCCAGCAGCTCACGGGAGGCCGGAGCCCCGCGGTGCATCCAGCAGTTTATGCCCGTTTCAGCGCCGTAACCAGCTCTTCTGCGGGTAGAGTATTCAGAACGTCGGCCTTCGTCAACCATGCCCGCCGGGCCTGCAGTACCCCATACTTCAGCTTTTCAAAATGCGTCGTGTGATGCGCGTCCGTGTTGATAACGATTTTGACCCCGCGCTCCCGCGCCATCCGCAAGTGCCGGTCGCAGAGGTCAAGCCGGTCCGGATAGGCATTCAGCTCCATCGCGACTTTCTCTTTAGCGGCGAAATCAAGCACCTTGTCCATATCGAACTGGTAGGCGTCGCGCCGAAGGAGGATGCGCCCTGTCGGGTGCCCGATGATCATCGTGTTCCTATTGCTCATCGCCTTCAGAAGCCGATCCGTCATTTGTGCCGGTTCTTGATTGAATGCTGAGTGCACGCTTGCGACGATGACATCCATCTGCTCGAGGACCGAGTCAGATAAGTCGAGTTCGCCGTCCGGCAGGATGTCGACTTCCGCGCCGGCAAGAATCCGTATCCCCTCAATGTGCGCATTCACTTTGTGAATGCGCTTTATGTGTTCGACGGCGCGCTTGTCATCGAGCCCATTGGCGAACGCCAGGTTCTTCGTATGATCGGTGATGGCGATGTATTCGTATCCACGCTCGCGCGCGCCCATCGCCATCTCCTCGATCGTGTTCTTTCCATCGGTCTCCACGGTGTGCATGTGGATCTCGCCGCGAATATCCGTCAACTCGATGAGCTTGGGCAGGTGGTGCTCGGCCGCCAGTTCGATCTCCCCGCAGTTCTCGCGCATTTCCGGCGGAATGTAGTCGAGGCCAAGCTTGGCGTAAATCTCCTCTTCCGTTTTTCCTGCTACCAGTTTGTCATCGTCCAGCCGAACCAGGCCGTACTCGTTGAGTGTCATTCCCATTTTCAGCGCGCGCTGACGAAGGGTGACATTGTGCGATTTCGACCCCGTGAAGTACTGCATCGCCGCACCGAACGAGTCCGGCGGAAGGATGCGAACGTCCACCTGCATACCACTGCGCAACTTGAAGCTGACTTTGTTCTCGCCCTTGGCGAGTACATCCGTAAGCCCCGGAACGGCGATCACGCGATCGATCACGGCGGTTCGTTGTTTCTCGTTGTGGCAGCACTTGCCGGTGATCAGCAAATCGACATCGCCGACCGTCTCACGGCCCCGGCGGAGAGATCCGGCGGGGGTGATCTTGTCCACTCCGGCCAATCCCGACAAGTGGTCCATTATCTTCAGTGCCGTCTTATCTGCCTCGTCGAGATGGAAGCGGCCCGAGATGTTGCGATAGGTCTCGATTGCCTTCAGTATCTTTTGCTCCGACTTCTCGCTCATGCGAGGCAATTCGCGGAGCTTGCCTTCGCGCGCCAGTTTCTCAACCTCGGCTACCGATGAGACCTTGAAAGCGCTCCAAATCAGCGCGACTGTTTTAGGTCCGAGTCCCTGTATCTTCAGCAACTCGAGCATGGAAGGATGAAACTTCTCGAGCAGTTCCGAGTGCAGCGTGAGTTTTCCTTCGCGGAAAATCTCGTTGAGATTCGCGACCATGCCTTTGCCGATTCCAGGAATCGCCAGAAGTTGTTTGTCGTTGCCCGCTAGTTCCGAGATCTGCTGGGGCCATCCCTCGATTGCTTCGGCGGCATTGCGATACGAGCGAATTCGAAACGGGTCCTGCCCGGCAATCTCGAGGAGATCGGCCGTTTCGTAAAGGATCGTGGCGAGGCTGCGATTGTCCAGCGCTGGCATACTCGGCAACGATTGTACAGGCGTTCGAACTTGCAAAACAAAACCCAGCCTGGTGGCTGGGCATAATGAACCGTATTTAAAGCGTTTTAAGAAGCCTTCGTAACGTTTCCGGCTTGCGGCCCTTTCTGGCCTTCTACAATCTCGAACTCGACCGGGTCGCCCTCCTGGAGGCTCTTGTAACCTTCGGATTGAATCGCGCTGTAATGCACGAAAACATCGGGGCCATCCTCGCGCCCGATGAAACCGAAGCCTTTTGCGTTGTTAAACCACTTAACCGTACCTTTCAATCTTGCCACTTACAGTTCCTCCGTACGAATTCAGCGGCATGGGCTACCGCTGACCAAGCCTCAACAGGTGAGACCCAGTGTGTCGGATTACTCTGTCTTGCTGGCAATGCCGATGCTGGAATTTGGCCTTGTTGACAGCTGTTATTGGTCCCATTGTCCGCCTCCAATGAGATGTTGTCAATGTGGTTACTAGTAAAACCCGCGCCAGAAGCGGCTTTCGGAGAGACGCGAGCTCCTCATTCGCGGGGTTAATGTAATTCCGTCTTGCGTGTTCGTCAAGAGTTCGTTATCCGTCGGGCATACCAAAGTACTCCCGCTATGGTCTTTGCGTCCTGAATCCGCCCTTTCATGACCATGTCGACCGCTTTCGGAAGCGGAACCAGGCGGGCTCGAATCACTTCATCCTCCTCTGGAGTTGCCTTCCCGGGTTCCAATTCTTCGGCGAGAAAAATCGTCATGGTTTCATCCAAAAATCCAGGGCTCACGTAGAAGAACATTGCTTTCGACCACTTTCGTGCGCGATACCCTGTCTCTTCGCTCAGTTCGCGTTTTCCCGCTTCCAGCGCGGTTTCGCCAGCATCAATGCGGCCTGCCGGAAGCTCCAGCATCTGCTTGCGCGCCGCATACCGAAACTGTTTAGCCAGTAGAACACGCGCGTCTCTACCGGAGCTTTCGACGGCGAGCACAACAACGGATCCCGGGTGGCGTACGATGTCCCGCCGGGCCGTCACTCCGCTGGGCTCACGAACGATCTCCGATGTTACATAAAAAACCGGCGCGCGGTACGTGACTCGTGACTTCAGGATGGCAGCTTTACTCTTCTTAACATTCCTGGTGGAGGGGCGCTTCACTTTGGTGGCCATAGGTGAACCAATATAGCGGATCAACCAAAGCAGGTGTTCCAGGGTTTCTGCCTCTGTTATCCTCCGCGAAGATGGCGAACGCAAAGCAAACCGTAACCTTGGTTGGTGCCGGAAACCTGGCACACGCACTGGCCACACTCCTTCCGCGAGCTGGATACAACATCGCCGAGATAGTTACGCGATCCAATTCCCGGCGCACGCGGCTGCTTGCTGGGATGGTTGGCGCATCGG
This genomic interval carries:
- a CDS encoding cold shock domain-containing protein codes for the protein MARLKGTVKWFNNAKGFGFIGREDGPDVFVHYSAIQSEGYKSLQEGDPVEFEIVEGQKGPQAGNVTKAS
- a CDS encoding DUF421 domain-containing protein, with the protein product MSGLVPSFSVLLQILIRTACIYILVLLGVRLTGKREVGQMTPFDLTLLLLLSNAVQNAMTGPDTSLVGGAVAAVTLLLLNYGVAEASGFNRRFRRLVQGSPSLLIHNGELVLTHLAKEHVTVDEIQRACREHGISNISDVALGVLEVDGSISLLKYDDCPTSVHAPHRLKFLQKKQ
- a CDS encoding NUDIX hydrolase, coding for MATKVKRPSTRNVKKSKAAILKSRVTYRAPVFYVTSEIVREPSGVTARRDIVRHPGSVVVLAVESSGRDARVLLAKQFRYAARKQMLELPAGRIDAGETALEAGKRELSEETGYRARKWSKAMFFYVSPGFLDETMTIFLAEELEPGKATPEEDEVIRARLVPLPKAVDMVMKGRIQDAKTIAGVLWYARRITNS
- the polX gene encoding DNA polymerase/3'-5' exonuclease PolX, giving the protein MPALDNRSLATILYETADLLEIAGQDPFRIRSYRNAAEAIEGWPQQISELAGNDKQLLAIPGIGKGMVANLNEIFREGKLTLHSELLEKFHPSMLELLKIQGLGPKTVALIWSAFKVSSVAEVEKLAREGKLRELPRMSEKSEQKILKAIETYRNISGRFHLDEADKTALKIMDHLSGLAGVDKITPAGSLRRGRETVGDVDLLITGKCCHNEKQRTAVIDRVIAVPGLTDVLAKGENKVSFKLRSGMQVDVRILPPDSFGAAMQYFTGSKSHNVTLRQRALKMGMTLNEYGLVRLDDDKLVAGKTEEEIYAKLGLDYIPPEMRENCGEIELAAEHHLPKLIELTDIRGEIHMHTVETDGKNTIEEMAMGARERGYEYIAITDHTKNLAFANGLDDKRAVEHIKRIHKVNAHIEGIRILAGAEVDILPDGELDLSDSVLEQMDVIVASVHSAFNQEPAQMTDRLLKAMSNRNTMIIGHPTGRILLRRDAYQFDMDKVLDFAAKEKVAMELNAYPDRLDLCDRHLRMARERGVKIVINTDAHHTTHFEKLKYGVLQARRAWLTKADVLNTLPAEELVTALKRA